The Streptomyces sp. NBC_01275 genome has a segment encoding these proteins:
- a CDS encoding TerD family protein — translation MTAELVRGQNHPLSQVRLEIRVSAGTPIVAAATLGDEGGQVQGVEWVAHPGAPTLPGLEVSRQAAADHRLAVDLDAMPAAVHRVSVLLALPMGVAGPTSFGCVPAPSVAVTGLDGAEVATFTLTGLDAESAVVALELYRRQGVWKVRAVGQGYAGGLAELLTDQRLPQAHQLAAGINEAVAQGLARSVPAPPPRTAEGDRSRQAAASALGPDQNGSPYGAQGPQSPQSPQGATGAGPGYPTGSTPTDPSAAPQPTPPAAPAGGPIDYSHPRRQNAAPPPPPPTAPPAQPGQPAPPVAGDATGWSMEERLYNQVWGMFEDLARSTAAYRSAVDFADTRMEKELDQVLSDPRSRIGGQGDAAREAAQSKHIQLVDQAREALERDLVQLTAEADVVEPALPVAYASWDNPVWHAYRVPMEMPMALRLGDLHLPESDPLRIPMLVRLPLERGLWIDGGRSGSSDGSFADAHDLRRLAMESAVAHTARLLAVHPVGEFTVHVIDPAGSGAQALAPLVRTGVLAAPPAVGAAGVAEVLGRLTQRVDLVQMAIRGGAADSLPPGFDTSQQLLVVNDFPHGFDDRAVNQLRYLADEGPAVGVHLMMVADREDAEGYGPLLDPLWRGLLRLTPVPDDHLADPWVGHAWTYEPSLVPPGSEVLQQVLAQVAAARRSWPQ, via the coding sequence ATGACGGCCGAGCTGGTGCGGGGACAGAACCACCCGCTCTCCCAGGTCCGCCTCGAGATCAGGGTCTCGGCCGGCACGCCGATCGTGGCCGCGGCCACCCTCGGCGACGAGGGCGGCCAGGTCCAGGGCGTGGAATGGGTGGCCCACCCGGGCGCCCCCACGCTGCCCGGTCTCGAAGTCTCCCGGCAGGCGGCCGCCGACCACCGGCTCGCGGTGGACCTCGACGCCATGCCGGCGGCCGTGCACCGCGTGAGCGTCCTGTTGGCTCTGCCCATGGGCGTCGCGGGGCCGACGAGCTTCGGCTGCGTCCCGGCCCCCTCCGTCGCCGTCACGGGTCTCGACGGCGCCGAGGTCGCCACCTTCACCCTCACGGGTCTGGACGCCGAGTCGGCCGTCGTCGCCCTGGAGCTCTACCGCCGCCAGGGCGTCTGGAAGGTGCGCGCCGTCGGCCAGGGCTACGCGGGCGGCCTCGCCGAGCTCCTCACCGACCAGAGGCTGCCGCAGGCGCACCAGCTCGCGGCCGGCATCAACGAGGCGGTGGCGCAGGGCCTGGCCCGCTCGGTGCCGGCCCCGCCGCCGCGTACGGCCGAAGGCGACCGCTCCCGGCAGGCGGCCGCGTCCGCACTGGGCCCGGACCAGAACGGCTCCCCGTACGGCGCACAGGGCCCCCAGAGCCCGCAGAGCCCGCAGGGCGCCACGGGGGCGGGCCCGGGCTACCCGACGGGCTCCACACCGACGGATCCCTCCGCCGCCCCTCAGCCGACGCCGCCCGCGGCACCCGCCGGCGGCCCGATCGACTACAGCCACCCGCGGCGGCAGAACGCGGCCCCGCCGCCGCCCCCGCCCACCGCGCCCCCGGCCCAGCCGGGGCAGCCCGCCCCGCCCGTCGCGGGGGACGCGACCGGCTGGTCCATGGAGGAGCGGCTCTACAACCAGGTCTGGGGCATGTTCGAGGACCTGGCTCGCAGCACGGCCGCCTATCGCAGTGCCGTCGACTTCGCCGACACGCGCATGGAGAAGGAGCTCGACCAGGTCCTGTCCGACCCGCGCAGTCGGATCGGCGGTCAGGGCGACGCGGCCCGCGAGGCGGCCCAGAGCAAGCACATCCAGCTCGTGGACCAGGCCCGGGAGGCCCTGGAACGGGACCTCGTCCAGCTCACCGCCGAGGCGGACGTCGTCGAACCGGCGCTGCCCGTGGCGTACGCGAGCTGGGACAACCCGGTCTGGCACGCGTACCGCGTCCCCATGGAGATGCCGATGGCGCTGCGCCTGGGCGACCTCCATCTGCCCGAGAGCGACCCACTGCGCATTCCGATGCTGGTCCGCCTTCCGCTCGAACGCGGGCTGTGGATCGACGGCGGTCGGTCGGGGTCGTCCGACGGATCGTTCGCCGACGCCCACGACCTGCGGCGGCTGGCCATGGAGTCGGCCGTGGCGCACACGGCCCGGCTGCTGGCCGTGCATCCGGTGGGCGAGTTCACCGTGCACGTCATCGACCCGGCCGGTTCGGGTGCTCAGGCGCTCGCGCCCCTGGTCCGGACCGGGGTGCTCGCGGCCCCGCCCGCCGTCGGCGCCGCGGGCGTGGCGGAGGTGCTGGGCCGGCTCACCCAGCGCGTCGACCTGGTCCAGATGGCGATTCGCGGTGGCGCGGCCGACTCGCTCCCGCCCGGCTTCGACACGTCTCAGCAGCTTCTGGTCGTCAACGACTTCCCGCACGGTTTCGACGACCGCGCGGTGAACCAGCTGCGCTATCTCGCCGACGAGGGCCCCGCCGTCGGCGTCCACCTGATGATGGTCGCCGACCGGGAGGACGCCGAGGGTTACGGACCGTTGCTGGACCCGCTGTGGCGCGGGCTCCTGCGCCTGACCCCGGTGCCCGACGACCACCTTGCCGACCCGTGGGTGGGGCACGCCTGGACGTACGAGCCGTCGCTCGTGCCGCCCGGCAGCGAGGTGCTCCAGCAGGTCCTCGCCCAGGTCGCCGCGGCCCGCCGCTCCTGGCCCCAGTGA
- a CDS encoding TerD family protein, producing the protein MTVNMTKGQAISLQKNDGGSLTAVRMGLGWQAAPRRGLFGSRTREIDLDASAVLFADKQPVDVVFFRHLVSDDGSVRHTGDNLVGGVGQGGDDEAILVDLARVPVHIDQIVFTVNSFTGQTFQEVQNAFCRLVDETNGQELARYTLAGGGNYTAQIMAKVHRSGTGWAMTALGVPANGRTFQDLMPAILPVL; encoded by the coding sequence GTGACCGTCAACATGACCAAGGGTCAGGCCATCAGTCTGCAGAAGAACGACGGAGGCAGCCTGACCGCGGTACGCATGGGTCTCGGCTGGCAGGCGGCCCCCCGGCGCGGCCTGTTCGGCTCCCGCACCCGGGAGATCGACCTCGACGCCTCCGCCGTCCTCTTCGCGGACAAGCAGCCGGTCGACGTCGTCTTCTTCCGTCACCTGGTGAGCGACGACGGCTCCGTGCGTCACACCGGTGACAACCTCGTGGGCGGTGTCGGCCAGGGCGGCGACGACGAGGCGATCCTCGTCGACCTCGCGCGCGTCCCGGTCCACATCGACCAGATCGTCTTCACGGTGAACTCGTTCACCGGCCAGACGTTCCAGGAGGTGCAGAACGCGTTCTGCCGACTGGTCGACGAGACCAACGGCCAGGAGCTCGCCCGTTACACGCTCGCGGGCGGCGGGAACTACACGGCGCAGATCATGGCCAAGGTGCACCGGTCGGGCACGGGCTGGGCGATGACGGCTCTGGGCGTTCCGGCCAACGGCCGTACCTTCCAGGACCTGATGCCCGCGATCCTGCCGGTGCTGTAA
- the uvrB gene encoding excinuclease ABC subunit UvrB: MRPVSHIERTVAPFEVVSPYQPSGDQPAAIAELAKRVEAGERDVVLLGATGTGKSATTAWMIEKLQRPTLVMAPNKTLAAQLANEFRELLPNNAVEYFVSYYDYYQPEAYVPQSDTYIEKDSSINEEVERLRHSATNSLLTRRDVIVVASVSCIYGLGTPQEYVDRMVPLKVGDELDRDQLLRRFVDIQYTRNDLAFTRGTFRVRGDTIEIFPVYEELAVRIEMFGDEIEALSTLHPLTGEIISDDEHLYIFPASHYVAGPERLERAANDIEKELGERLADLEKQGKLLEAQRLRMRTTYDLEMLRQIGSCSGVENYSMHFDGREPGSPPNTLIDYFPDDFLLVIDESHNTVPQIGAMYEGDASRKRTLVDHGFRLPSALDNRPLKWEEFQERIGQTVYLSATPGKYELSRGDGVVEQIIRPTGLIDPEVVVKPTEGQIDDLVHEIRTRTEKDERVLVTTLTKKMAEDLTDYFLELGIQVRYLHSDVDTLRRIELLRELRSGEFDVLVGINLLREGLDLPEVSLVAILDADKEGFLRSGTSLIQTIGRAARNVSGQVHMYADKITPAMERAIDETNRRREKQVAYNKAKGIDPQPLRKKINDIVAQIAREEVDTEQLLGSGYRAKKDGRGTKAPVPSLGDKAAKGAKSKTAKGKAKETVPTDRPAAELAEQIEEMTERMRAAAADLQFEVAARIRDEVSEMKKELRQMREAGLA; encoded by the coding sequence ATGCGGCCCGTTTCCCACATCGAACGCACGGTGGCGCCCTTCGAGGTCGTCAGTCCCTACCAGCCCAGCGGTGACCAGCCTGCGGCCATCGCGGAGCTGGCCAAGCGCGTCGAGGCCGGTGAGAGGGACGTCGTCCTGCTCGGCGCGACCGGTACCGGCAAGTCCGCCACCACCGCGTGGATGATCGAGAAGCTCCAGCGCCCCACCCTGGTGATGGCGCCGAACAAGACCCTGGCCGCCCAGCTGGCGAACGAGTTCCGCGAACTGCTGCCGAACAACGCGGTCGAATACTTCGTCTCGTACTACGACTACTACCAGCCCGAGGCGTACGTCCCGCAGTCGGACACCTACATCGAGAAGGACTCCTCGATCAACGAGGAGGTCGAGCGTCTGCGCCACTCCGCGACCAACTCGCTGCTCACCCGCCGGGACGTCATCGTGGTCGCCTCGGTCTCCTGCATCTACGGCCTGGGTACTCCGCAGGAGTACGTGGACCGCATGGTCCCCCTCAAGGTCGGCGACGAACTCGACCGGGACCAGCTGCTGCGCCGCTTCGTCGACATCCAGTACACGCGCAACGACCTGGCCTTCACCCGCGGCACCTTCCGCGTGCGCGGCGACACCATCGAGATCTTCCCGGTCTACGAGGAGCTCGCCGTCCGCATCGAGATGTTCGGCGACGAGATCGAGGCACTCTCCACGCTGCACCCGCTCACCGGAGAGATCATCAGCGACGACGAGCACCTGTACATCTTCCCGGCCTCCCACTACGTCGCCGGACCCGAGCGCCTGGAGCGGGCGGCCAACGACATCGAGAAGGAGCTGGGGGAGCGCCTGGCCGACTTGGAGAAGCAGGGCAAGCTCCTGGAGGCCCAGCGCCTGCGGATGCGCACCACGTACGACCTCGAGATGCTCCGCCAGATCGGCAGCTGCTCCGGCGTGGAGAACTACTCGATGCACTTCGACGGCCGCGAGCCCGGCTCCCCGCCCAACACCCTGATCGACTACTTCCCGGACGACTTCCTGCTCGTCATCGACGAGTCCCACAACACCGTCCCGCAGATCGGCGCCATGTACGAGGGCGACGCCTCCCGCAAGCGCACCCTCGTCGACCACGGCTTCCGGCTGCCCTCCGCGCTCGACAACCGCCCGCTGAAGTGGGAGGAGTTCCAGGAGCGCATCGGGCAGACCGTCTACCTGTCGGCCACGCCCGGCAAGTACGAGCTCTCGCGCGGTGACGGCGTCGTCGAGCAGATCATCCGCCCCACCGGCCTCATCGACCCGGAGGTCGTCGTCAAGCCCACGGAGGGGCAGATCGACGACCTGGTGCACGAGATCCGCACGCGCACCGAGAAGGACGAGCGGGTCCTGGTCACCACGCTGACCAAGAAGATGGCCGAGGACCTGACGGACTACTTCCTCGAACTCGGCATCCAGGTGCGCTACCTGCACAGCGACGTCGACACGCTGCGCCGCATCGAGCTCCTGCGCGAGCTGCGCAGCGGCGAGTTCGACGTCCTGGTCGGCATCAACCTGCTGCGTGAGGGCCTCGACCTGCCCGAGGTGTCCCTGGTGGCGATTCTCGACGCCGACAAGGAGGGCTTCCTGCGCTCCGGCACCTCGCTGATCCAGACCATCGGCCGCGCGGCGCGCAACGTCTCCGGCCAGGTCCACATGTACGCCGACAAGATCACCCCGGCGATGGAACGGGCCATCGACGAGACCAACCGCCGCCGGGAGAAGCAGGTCGCCTACAACAAGGCGAAGGGCATCGACCCACAGCCGCTGCGCAAGAAGATCAACGACATCGTCGCGCAGATCGCCCGGGAGGAGGTCGACACCGAGCAGTTGCTCGGCTCGGGCTACCGCGCGAAGAAGGACGGACGGGGCACCAAGGCCCCCGTGCCGTCCCTCGGCGACAAGGCGGCCAAGGGCGCGAAGTCCAAGACCGCCAAGGGCAAGGCCAAGGAGACGGTTCCCACCGACCGTCCCGCGGCCGAACTCGCCGAGCAGATCGAGGAGATGACGGAGCGTATGCGGGCCGCGGCGGCAGACCTCCAGTTCGAGGTCGCCGCCCGGATCCGCGACGAGGTGTCGGAGATGAAGAAGGAACTGCGCCAGATGAGGGAGGCAGGGCTCGCCTGA
- a CDS encoding MHYT domain-containing protein — protein MQGTVDGFSYGLVTPLVAYVMACLGGALGLRCTTRALLVAHSWRPGWLALGSAAIGSGIWTMHFIAMMGFSVAGAPIHYDKPMTYASLAIAVVMVGVGIFIVGYKGATGTALFTGGTITGLGIASMHYLGMAGMRFNGTFEYNTLTVACSVAIAMAAATAALWAAGQVRGFLWSVGASLVMGLAVTGMHYTGMAALSAHLHTDGTPSAGDSPAGLVAPMLIGPLAFLCLAGVVVLFDPLMVMGKPDWTPVEHKPGVPAHPPAPHPSRRAHLHTRRKVAHRASRTPQNR, from the coding sequence ATGCAAGGCACGGTCGACGGATTCAGCTACGGACTCGTCACGCCGCTGGTGGCCTATGTCATGGCCTGCCTCGGCGGCGCCCTCGGTCTGCGCTGCACCACCAGAGCCCTGCTGGTCGCCCACTCCTGGCGCCCCGGATGGCTCGCCCTGGGCTCGGCCGCGATCGGCTCCGGCATTTGGACCATGCACTTCATCGCGATGATGGGCTTCTCGGTCGCGGGGGCCCCGATCCACTACGACAAACCGATGACCTACGCCAGCCTGGCCATCGCCGTCGTCATGGTGGGCGTCGGGATCTTCATCGTCGGCTACAAGGGCGCGACCGGAACCGCGCTGTTCACCGGGGGCACCATCACCGGCCTGGGCATCGCGTCGATGCACTACCTGGGCATGGCCGGCATGCGCTTCAACGGCACGTTCGAGTACAACACGCTCACCGTCGCCTGCTCCGTCGCCATAGCCATGGCCGCCGCCACCGCCGCCCTGTGGGCCGCGGGACAGGTCAGGGGCTTTCTGTGGAGCGTGGGCGCCAGCCTGGTGATGGGGCTGGCCGTCACGGGCATGCACTACACGGGCATGGCCGCCCTGAGCGCCCATCTGCACACCGACGGCACTCCGAGCGCGGGCGACTCGCCCGCCGGGCTCGTCGCACCCATGCTGATCGGCCCTCTCGCCTTCCTCTGCCTCGCGGGCGTCGTCGTGCTGTTCGACCCGCTGATGGTCATGGGCAAGCCCGACTGGACCCCCGTCGAGCACAAGCCCGGCGTCCCGGCCCACCCGCCCGCCCCGCACCCCTCACGCCGCGCCCACCTCCACACCCGCCGCAAGGTGGCGCACCGAGCGTCCCGCACCCCCCAGAACCGCTGA
- a CDS encoding glycerophosphodiester phosphodiesterase family protein: MHARAVAATTTALLGAIALLLPVHDARAGSTARPSVIAHRGASAYAPENTLSAVDEAAALGILWVENDVQRTKDGELVVIHDDSLRRTTDAEEVFPDRAPWKVKDFTAAEIARLDAGSWFGAAYAGARVPTLTAYVDRVEHNHQKLLLEIKNPELYPGIEQQTLKLLGNEGWLDQRHLVGRLIVQSFSAGSLRTVHDLKPGVRTGLLGKPAAADLPDYAGFADLINPSVASLSRDYVSAVHALTGPHGKPMEVFAWTVDDAPTALTVAGYGVDGVITNRPDVVRRTLYWY; this comes from the coding sequence ATGCACGCGCGCGCAGTTGCCGCCACGACCACCGCGCTCCTGGGCGCCATCGCCCTTCTGCTCCCCGTCCACGACGCCCGAGCAGGCAGCACCGCCCGGCCCTCGGTGATCGCCCACCGAGGCGCCTCCGCCTACGCCCCGGAGAACACCCTCAGCGCCGTCGACGAGGCCGCGGCGCTGGGCATCCTGTGGGTGGAGAACGACGTCCAGCGCACCAAGGACGGCGAGCTCGTGGTGATCCACGACGACAGTCTGCGTCGTACGACCGACGCCGAGGAGGTCTTTCCCGACCGTGCTCCCTGGAAGGTGAAGGACTTCACCGCGGCCGAGATCGCACGCCTCGACGCGGGCAGCTGGTTCGGCGCCGCGTACGCGGGCGCGCGCGTGCCGACGCTGACGGCGTACGTCGACCGAGTGGAGCACAACCACCAGAAGCTGCTGCTGGAGATCAAGAACCCCGAGCTGTACCCGGGGATCGAACAGCAGACCCTGAAGCTCCTGGGCAACGAGGGCTGGCTCGACCAGCGGCATCTCGTCGGCCGACTGATCGTGCAGAGCTTCAGCGCCGGCAGCCTGCGCACCGTCCACGACCTGAAGCCGGGGGTGCGGACGGGGCTGCTCGGCAAGCCGGCCGCGGCGGACCTGCCCGACTACGCGGGCTTCGCCGACCTGATCAACCCGTCCGTCGCCTCACTGTCCCGGGACTACGTCTCCGCCGTGCACGCGCTCACCGGACCGCACGGGAAGCCGATGGAGGTCTTCGCCTGGACCGTCGACGACGCTCCCACCGCCCTGACCGTCGCCGGGTACGGGGTCGACGGTGTCATCACCAACAGGCCCGACGTGGTGCGGCGGACCCTGTACTGGTACTGA
- a CDS encoding methylated-DNA--[protein]-cysteine S-methyltransferase, translating into MDSHGQDEQQVVWSVVGTDIGPLLLAATRAGLVNVVFHATDAVRDKALGRLAERLGTEPVEAPDSPLLAEAIRQVDAYFAGARRDFELPLDWSLISGFNRQVLRELASGVPYGAVVGYGDLAHRVGQPGAAQAVGTAMGANPLPVVVPCHRVVERDGGIGGFGGGLETKRKLLALEGVLPEPLF; encoded by the coding sequence ATGGACAGCCATGGGCAGGACGAGCAGCAGGTCGTGTGGAGCGTCGTCGGCACCGACATCGGTCCGCTGCTGCTGGCCGCGACCCGCGCCGGCCTGGTCAACGTCGTGTTCCACGCCACCGACGCGGTGCGCGACAAGGCGCTCGGCCGACTCGCGGAGCGGCTGGGCACGGAGCCCGTCGAGGCGCCCGACTCCCCGCTGCTGGCCGAGGCGATACGGCAGGTCGACGCCTACTTCGCCGGTGCCAGGCGTGATTTCGAACTGCCGCTCGACTGGTCGCTGATCTCGGGCTTCAACCGGCAGGTGCTGCGCGAACTGGCCTCCGGCGTCCCGTACGGGGCGGTCGTCGGCTACGGCGATCTGGCCCACCGGGTGGGGCAGCCCGGCGCGGCGCAGGCGGTGGGAACGGCGATGGGCGCCAACCCTCTGCCGGTCGTCGTGCCCTGCCACCGGGTCGTCGAGAGGGACGGCGGCATCGGCGGCTTCGGGGGCGGTCTGGAGACCAAGCGGAAGCTGCTCGCGCTGGAAGGGGTCCTGCCCGAGCCGCTGTTCTGA
- a CDS encoding MFS transporter gives MTAVERSTVAPVGAESLPALRRRTTAVLVTSQILGGLGVATGIALASVLARQVSGTEALSGLAPTATVTGTAVLSMPMAALMTARGRRPGLVLAYLVGALGAGVVVVAARIGSFPLLLGGMAAFGAASSANLQARFAAADLAEPQRRARAISHVVWATTLGAVVGPNIAAPAGRSVSGLGIPATAGPFLWAAGIFVMAAVVVAVLLRPDPLLTARALAPEDESSPEARSLRAGLSAVAASPRARLALTTVAVSHTAMVSVMSMTPVDLSHHGAGIDLIGLVISGHIAGMYAFAPLMGRLADRVGRLSVTGLAAGLLACALFLAGTAGGRPGQTAIGLFVLGLGWSAGLVSGSALLTDAVPQSARAAAQGFSDLAMNTSAGLGGAIAGLVVAKASYAWLNLAAASLLVPLAALVLLTRVRGVPADGTPTGG, from the coding sequence GTGACCGCCGTCGAGCGCTCCACCGTGGCGCCCGTCGGCGCCGAGTCGCTGCCGGCCCTGCGGCGCCGTACGACCGCGGTCCTGGTCACGAGCCAGATCCTCGGCGGGCTCGGCGTCGCCACCGGCATCGCGCTGGCCTCCGTACTGGCCCGGCAGGTCAGCGGTACCGAGGCGCTGTCCGGGCTGGCGCCCACCGCGACCGTCACCGGTACGGCCGTGCTGTCGATGCCGATGGCCGCCCTGATGACCGCGCGCGGCCGTCGGCCGGGGCTGGTGCTGGCCTATCTCGTGGGCGCCCTGGGCGCCGGGGTCGTCGTGGTGGCGGCGCGGATCGGAAGCTTTCCGCTGCTGCTGGGCGGCATGGCCGCCTTCGGCGCGGCCTCGTCGGCCAACCTGCAGGCTCGGTTCGCGGCCGCCGACCTGGCGGAGCCGCAGCGACGGGCCCGCGCCATCTCCCACGTCGTCTGGGCGACCACCCTCGGTGCGGTCGTGGGCCCGAACATCGCCGCGCCCGCCGGCCGCAGCGTCTCAGGGCTCGGGATACCCGCGACGGCGGGTCCGTTCCTGTGGGCGGCCGGGATCTTCGTCATGGCGGCGGTCGTCGTGGCGGTCCTGCTGCGCCCGGATCCGCTGCTGACGGCGCGGGCGCTCGCTCCGGAGGACGAGAGCTCCCCCGAGGCCCGTTCCCTGCGCGCCGGTCTGTCGGCCGTCGCCGCCTCGCCCCGTGCGCGGCTCGCGCTGACGACGGTGGCCGTGTCGCACACGGCGATGGTCTCGGTCATGTCGATGACTCCGGTCGACCTCTCCCACCACGGGGCAGGGATCGATCTGATCGGACTGGTCATCAGCGGGCACATCGCGGGCATGTACGCCTTCGCGCCCCTGATGGGACGGCTCGCGGACCGGGTGGGGCGACTGTCCGTGACAGGGCTCGCGGCGGGGCTGCTGGCCTGTGCGCTGTTCCTGGCCGGGACGGCAGGCGGCCGTCCCGGCCAGACCGCGATCGGTCTCTTCGTGCTCGGCCTGGGCTGGTCGGCCGGGCTGGTGTCCGGTTCCGCACTGCTGACGGACGCGGTGCCGCAGTCCGCGCGGGCCGCCGCGCAGGGCTTCTCCGACCTCGCCATGAACACCTCGGCGGGCCTCGGCGGGGCGATCGCCGGGCTCGTCGTCGCGAAGGCGAGCTACGCCTGGCTGAATCTCGCCGCGGCGTCTCTGCTCGTCCCGCTGGCCGCCCTGGTGCTGCTCACCCGGGTCAGAGGCGTCCCCGCCGACGGGACGCCGACGGGCGGCTGA
- a CDS encoding VOC family protein encodes MTDNTARLDHIVLWVRDPVAAAHFYEDAVGLEPVRLREYAESEAPFPSVRINDEALLDLMPLATAERMTMLPGAADSSGHPVNHVCLALPSDGFDALRARLEERSVPVSDIAHGSFGARGKATRSFYFRDPDGNVFEARHYD; translated from the coding sequence ATGACGGACAACACGGCACGTCTCGACCACATCGTCCTCTGGGTGCGCGATCCGGTCGCCGCGGCACACTTCTACGAGGACGCCGTCGGCCTGGAACCGGTCAGGCTCCGCGAGTACGCCGAGAGCGAGGCGCCGTTTCCCTCCGTACGCATCAACGACGAGGCCCTTCTGGACCTCATGCCGCTGGCCACGGCGGAGCGCATGACCATGCTCCCCGGCGCCGCGGACAGTTCGGGACACCCCGTGAACCACGTCTGCCTCGCCCTGCCGTCCGACGGCTTCGACGCGCTCCGCGCCCGCCTGGAGGAACGCTCCGTCCCCGTCTCGGACATCGCCCACGGCTCCTTCGGAGCCCGCGGCAAGGCCACCCGGAGCTTCTACTTCCGCGACCCGGACGGCAACGTCTTCGAGGCACGGCACTACGACTGA
- a CDS encoding pseudouridine-5'-phosphate glycosidase — translation MLVVSEEVREAVDARRPVVALESTIIAHGLPRPRNLQVALELEAVVRAEGAVPATIAVLDGRPHVGLDKEQLERVANEDGIRKLGHRDLPLAVASGASGATTVSATALLAALAGVRVFATGGLGGVHREWTVTQDESADLGLLARTRITVVCAGVKSILDVPATLQRLETLGVAVAGYGTDRFPGFYLSDSGHPVDWTLETPEQVAAVMRAQDALGVPESTLIVANPVPEEEQLDPALHARVLTDALHACEEAGVSGQGVTPFLLDYLVRHTDGASLSANLAAVRGNVRLAGRIASAWAGA, via the coding sequence GTGCTGGTGGTGTCGGAAGAGGTACGGGAAGCGGTCGACGCGCGTCGACCCGTGGTGGCCCTGGAGTCCACGATCATCGCCCACGGGCTGCCGCGCCCGCGCAACCTGCAGGTGGCGCTGGAACTCGAGGCGGTGGTCCGCGCGGAGGGCGCCGTCCCGGCGACGATCGCCGTGCTGGACGGGCGGCCCCATGTGGGCCTGGACAAGGAGCAGTTGGAGCGGGTCGCCAACGAGGACGGCATCCGCAAGCTGGGCCATCGCGACCTGCCGCTCGCGGTGGCCTCGGGCGCGAGCGGGGCGACCACGGTGTCGGCGACGGCGCTGCTGGCGGCGCTGGCGGGCGTGCGGGTGTTCGCGACGGGCGGGCTCGGCGGGGTGCACCGGGAGTGGACGGTCACCCAGGACGAGTCGGCCGACCTGGGGCTGCTGGCGCGCACCCGGATCACGGTGGTGTGCGCGGGAGTGAAGTCGATCCTGGACGTTCCGGCGACCCTGCAGCGGCTGGAGACGCTGGGCGTCGCCGTCGCCGGGTACGGCACGGACCGCTTCCCCGGCTTCTATCTGTCCGACTCGGGGCATCCGGTGGACTGGACGCTGGAGACTCCGGAGCAGGTGGCCGCCGTGATGCGGGCCCAGGACGCGCTCGGGGTGCCGGAGTCGACGCTGATCGTCGCCAACCCGGTCCCCGAGGAGGAGCAGTTGGATCCCGCACTGCACGCGCGCGTGCTCACCGACGCGCTGCACGCGTGCGAGGAGGCGGGCGTCAGCGGCCAGGGCGTCACCCCGTTCCTGCTCGACTACCTGGTGCGGCACACCGACGGGGCGTCCCTGAGCGCCAACCTGGCGGCGGTGCGCGGCAATGTGCGGCTGGCGGGGCGGATCGCGTCGGCGTGGGCCGGGGCGTGA
- a CDS encoding carbohydrate kinase family protein: MTDRRAAGAEDGGPSGGALLVVGDVVTDVVARHRGPLASGTDTAAVIRTVPGGAGANVACWAAHGGCADVRLLGRVGADAVAWHERELIACGVRPRLVVDPQASTGTVICLVDAGAAAERTFLTDSGASLRLEPADWSEGLLDGVGRLHLSGYLLFSESGRELVRTALASARARGVPVSLDPASAGFLVDLGVDRFLALVQGVDVLLPSRDEACLLTGLHDGAGAAAELSRRIPLVVAKQGADGALVARNGTVLTHVPAVPATPRDTTGAGDAFTGAFLAALLAGTEPAAAAAEGCRAGARAVERVGGRPPALDEDTASRERAARFG, from the coding sequence GTGACGGATCGGCGGGCGGCCGGAGCGGAAGACGGGGGCCCGTCGGGCGGGGCGTTGCTGGTCGTCGGGGACGTCGTGACGGACGTGGTCGCCCGGCACCGAGGGCCGCTGGCCTCGGGGACGGACACGGCCGCCGTGATCCGGACCGTGCCGGGCGGCGCGGGCGCCAACGTGGCGTGCTGGGCGGCCCACGGGGGGTGTGCGGACGTACGGCTGCTCGGCCGGGTGGGCGCGGACGCGGTGGCCTGGCACGAACGGGAGCTGATCGCCTGCGGGGTGCGGCCCCGGCTGGTCGTCGACCCGCAGGCGTCGACCGGGACGGTGATCTGCCTGGTCGACGCGGGGGCCGCGGCCGAGCGTACGTTCCTCACCGACAGCGGCGCCTCCCTGCGGCTCGAGCCCGCCGACTGGTCGGAGGGCCTTCTGGACGGAGTCGGGCGGCTGCACCTGTCGGGCTACCTGCTGTTCTCCGAATCCGGGCGCGAGCTGGTGCGGACGGCGCTGGCGTCGGCACGCGCGCGTGGGGTTCCGGTGAGCCTCGATCCGGCCTCGGCGGGCTTCCTGGTGGACCTGGGCGTCGACCGCTTCCTGGCCCTCGTTCAAGGGGTGGACGTGCTGCTGCCCAGTCGTGACGAGGCGTGTCTGCTCACCGGGTTGCACGACGGGGCAGGCGCGGCGGCCGAACTGAGCCGGCGCATCCCGCTGGTGGTGGCCAAGCAGGGCGCGGACGGCGCGCTGGTGGCCCGCAACGGCACCGTGCTCACCCACGTCCCCGCCGTACCGGCGACGCCCCGGGACACGACGGGTGCCGGGGACGCCTTCACGGGCGCGTTCCTCGCCGCCCTCCTCGCGGGAACCGAGCCCGCAGCCGCGGCGGCCGAGGGGTGCCGGGCGGGGGCGCGAGCGGTGGAACGGGTGGGCGGCAGACCTCCCGCGCTCGACGAGGACACGGCATCGAGGGAGCGCGCGGCACGCTTCGGCTGA